In Deltaproteobacteria bacterium, the DNA window CACCACGGCGCTCAGACGCAAGTTTACTGCCACCAAGTACTTTGGTATCGAACTCGAATTGAACCAAGCCATAGTCGGGACGAGCTCAGGCCGTCGCGCTATGAGCACACTCATGGCCGCGGTCTTGGACCAGATGGCGCAGCCAGGCTAAGACCCAGTGTGATGTCATCGGCCTGGTCTTCGTAACTCCCGTCAGCCTTGAAATAGCGCAAAGTGTAAGAACCGGGTGCCAGATGGCGGAGTTGGTATTTACCGTCGATTACTGGGACCTTGGCAAAGGCGTTTTCGCAGGATGTCGTGAAATCTTTGATGACGTTCGCCTTAGATGAAAACGACTGGCGTCCATCAAGTTTTGCACCGGGCGACGATTTGGCGCCCTTCTTGTGGAGAGCCCTGCGCTTTTCGGGTCCTGGCTCTGGGGTGACACTTAACCGATAGGCGTAGGCGCAAAGCCACTCTGCATCTGCGATCGTCGTGCTACCAGCGTAGCGGACGCCTTTGTCCTTGAGACGGGATCCACCGCGCGGCTTAAACGTGAAGCCAGATCCATCGGTATTACTCTTGAGTGAGGAATAAGGATCCAGACTGACTACCACGGACGTAGTCTTGCCCTCTTCCACTTCAAAGCTTTGAGTCACATAAAACGAATTACCCACGGAACTATCAAGGGTGACGTCACGATCAGCACCGTCGCGTCCACGGTAGCGCACAGGTCTGTCATTACCGAGTCTAACGACAATGCGGTCATAAACACCGATTGGTACATCAGTACTATTGGCGACCAAGGTTTCGTCTGACGATGCATCCGTTAGCCCGAGTAAATCAACTTGACTGACTGTCGCCGTGAGACTTGTTACGACGGTATCGTCGGTGCCTTCGAGCAGATCTAGACCTGCAATGTTGAGGCTGAGACTTTCGGATGCCGCCATCCACTCTTTGGCAAACGAAATATTGATGGAACCAGTCGCGGGTGTGGTACCGCCTTTGTTACCGGGGTTACCAACCTCGACACCGCACCCCAGGAAAGCCAAAGTCCATAAACTGATCGTCCATTGTTTAGTCATGGTTTGGTTCCCCTTCTCGTGTTGAGCGGAAAAAGCTGCATATTTAGTTGCATGACTTCCGTTGCGGCCTGTTCCTGTGCAGCTAGTGCCAGGAGCTTTTTCCTCAGTGCAGCAAGCTCGTCCTTAAACTGCGCTACTAGCGCTGGACTGGCCATTAAGGTGACTGCACTGATGTCACGGTGATCCGCATCGACCTCGTCCAAGGAATCCACGGCAAGCTTGAGCATCTGACGGTGATAGCTAGCAATAGCCATACCGATAATCTCATTACCAGTGGTGATTGTGACGTCGGTGGGATAGTAGCGATTCCGGGCACTATCAAACGCTATGTAGCCCAGATCTTTCAGAAGCTGAAGACTCGCTGCGACCTTAGCCTGCGGGACGCTTGGACTGAGTACGGACGCAAGCCACTCAGCCTGATCCTGCGCATCATCAAGTCGGAGAATCTCCAGTATCGCCGCGTTGTACCATTGCTCAAAAAATGCGAGCTGCCTCTTATCGAGTTCGGTGGGCAGAGTTTTTTGCCTGAGTTCAAGACGTGCAGCGAATATCTCGTCGCGATCGGCAGTCGATCGCGCCCGTTTTTGCTCCACAAGCTTCAAGAAATATCGTCGCTGAATACCCGTAAGCCCAAGGGCAACGCTAATCTTCTCTGCTGCCTTGACGGTGAGACTCCGACGTCCAGCGATGACGCTATGGGCGTTGGTAGAGCTTAGACCCAAATCTTCGGAGAATCGTATATAGGAATAGGAGGCATCCTCAGCTTTGCAGGCCGCATAAACTAAAGATAGATAGTCGCGGTAATCACCCTGGTCAGTCACCATCAGGGACCGGGCTATCTCGCGTAATCTTGTTTTATTGAGCGCCATGTCTCGTGTCTCCGCTGACTCTATCGGCACTTTCTACATAAAACTTTAGGTAAAAATGAACATCACGTCCCCAGGGTCAACCATGTTCAAAATTGATCATATTTCTCATTCCATTTTATCTATAAGAAACCAATATCACGTATTAAATTATTTTTCTAAAGTTTTCATAAAAAATTCCGATAAGCCTTTTGTAAGTGGCGAGGTGAGGGCTAAAAGATAAATCCTCATCGCAAAATCTGAAAATAGCAACGGGACCAGACAACGAACAAAGGGGCCAACACCATGAAAACAGCAAAACTAACCATCACCCTGATGACGTCACTCATGCCTTTGGCAT includes these proteins:
- a CDS encoding TIGR02147 family protein; its protein translation is MALNKTRLREIARSLMVTDQGDYRDYLSLVYAACKAEDASYSYIRFSEDLGLSSTNAHSVIAGRRSLTVKAAEKISVALGLTGIQRRYFLKLVEQKRARSTADRDEIFAARLELRQKTLPTELDKRQLAFFEQWYNAAILEILRLDDAQDQAEWLASVLSPSVPQAKVAASLQLLKDLGYIAFDSARNRYYPTDVTITTGNEIIGMAIASYHRQMLKLAVDSLDEVDADHRDISAVTLMASPALVAQFKDELAALRKKLLALAAQEQAATEVMQLNMQLFPLNTRRGTKP
- a CDS encoding DUF4382 domain-containing protein, which codes for MTKQWTISLWTLAFLGCGVEVGNPGNKGGTTPATGSINISFAKEWMAASESLSLNIAGLDLLEGTDDTVVTSLTATVSQVDLLGLTDASSDETLVANSTDVPIGVYDRIVVRLGNDRPVRYRGRDGADRDVTLDSSVGNSFYVTQSFEVEEGKTTSVVVSLDPYSSLKSNTDGSGFTFKPRGGSRLKDKGVRYAGSTTIADAEWLCAYAYRLSVTPEPGPEKRRALHKKGAKSSPGAKLDGRQSFSSKANVIKDFTTSCENAFAKVPVIDGKYQLRHLAPGSYTLRYFKADGSYEDQADDITLGLSLAAPSGPRPRP